The sequence ACGGCGAACAGTTCGTCCTCTACACCGAGGGCTCGGCGTTCAAGAAGACACTCGCCATCGAGGGCGTCGACGCCTCGCGGACGACCTGTAACAACATCCACGAGATCCACAGTACGCTGGGCATCGAGGCCGCCCGTGAGACCATCATCGAGGAGACCCGCGAGACCCTCGAAGAACAGGGTCTCGGCGACGTGAACATCCGTCACCTCATGCTGGTCGCGGACATCATGACCAACGATGGCACCATTCAGTCGATCGGCCGCCACGGTATCTCCGGAAACAAGGAGAGCGTCCTCGCCCGTGCGGCGTTCGAGGTCACGGTGAACCACCTGCTCGATGCGGCCATCTACGGGGAGGCCGACGACCTCAACGGCGTCATCGAGAACGTCATCGTCGGCAAGGCCGTGAAACTCGGGACCGGCGACGTCGACCTTCGCATGTCCGCGAGCAAGTCGGACTAGGGATGACGGTCACCCTCTCCGCGGAGGCACGGCAGTATCTTTCGGTGTTCGAGGACGTCACCAGCGTCACCGCGGTGGATTGCATCGTGGACGACGAGTTCGACCGCGTCGTCTACGTCGTTCCGTCGGACTCGATGGGACAGGCCATCGGCCCCGATGGGGAGCGCGTCCAACGACTGGAGGAGACCGTCGGGCGGACGGTGGAACTGGTGGAGGACGCTGCGACTGTCGAGGCGTTCGTCGCCAACGCACTCGCGCCCGCGGCCGTCTACAACGTGACCATCAGCGAGAACGACGACGTCGTGGCGTACGTCGAGGTCGACCTCGACGACCGCGGCGTCGCCATCGGGACGGACGGCCAGAACATCCGCGCTGCCAAAACCCTCGCCGACCGGCACTACGACGTGGACGACATTCAGCTAACGTAAACCCACTTTTTCCTGCGGGCCGCGCGAAGCGCGGCCCTGCTCGCGGTTCCGTTCCGTCACCGCTGGCATTTCCGAGGCGCTCACTCCGTTCGCGCCTCGCAGGCAAAAACGTGGGGAAAAAGCCGGCGTCGGGGGCGTTGCCCCCTCCTTGGCCCGAGCGCTTTGCGCTCGGGAAACCGCTCACTTCCGGGTCCTGACGGACCACTCGTTCGCGGACGCTTGACGGCATGTTAGAAATGGCGTCACCACATTCAATGGCAGAAATTCTGGACGTGCATCCGCGAGCGAGCGTTCACGAGAGCTAAGCTCTCCAATGGTCGGCGAATCTTCGATTCGCCTCGACATCAGAAATCTACGATTTCTGAGGATGGTTCGAAGAACCCGAGCGAAGCGGTTCACCGCGCCGAAGGCGCGGGCCGACGAACCCCCGAAGGGGGTGAAGACGGCTTTTTCCCCACGTTTTTGCCAGGGCCGCGCTCCGCGCGGCCCGCAGCAAAAAGTGGATGAAGGGGCTTAAGTAGTTGCGTCGGGTAAATCGCTCCATATGCCGAACGGTAAGTACGCCGCTCGCAAGCTCAAGAAAGACCGCCAGAATCACCGGTGGTCCGACTCCGAGTACGCGCGGCGCGAACGGGGGCTTGGCAAGAAGTCCGACCCGCTCGAGGGTGCCCCCCAGGCCCGTGGTATCGTCCTGGAGAAAGTTGGGATCGAAGCGAAACAGCCCAACTCCGCCATCCGAAAATGCGTTCGCGTGCAGCTCATCAAGAACGGGAAACAGGTCACCGCCTTCGCCCCTGGCGACGGTGCCATCTCGTTCATCGACGAGCACGACGAGGTCACCATCGCCGGTATCGGTGGCGCGAAGGGTCGCGCCATGGGTGACCTGTCTGGCGTGAACTACAAGGTGGACAAGGTCAACGGCGTCGCGCTGCTCGAACTCGTCCGTGGAAACGCAGAGAAGCCCGTCCGATAACATGTCCGAAGAAGAAGCCCCAGAGCCAGAGACGCCCGCTGGCACCGACGACGACGAGACCGTGGCCGAACTGTTCGGCCGCTGGGACGTCACCGAGATTCAGTACACGGACCCGAGCACCCGTCGCTACATCTCCGTGACCCCGGTCGCCCACACGATGGGCCGACACGCCTCCAAGCAGTTCAAGAAGTCCGAGATTTCGGTCGTCGAACGGCTCGCCAACCGGCTGATGCAGAACTCCGACAACTCGGGGAAAAAACAGCAGTCGCTCAAGATCGTCCAGGAAGCCTTCGAGATCATCGATTCGACCGCCGACGAGAACCCAGTACAGGTCCTCGTCCGTGCTATCGAGAACTCGGCGCCTCGTGAGGAGACCGTCCGCCTGAAGTACGGTGGCATCTCGGTTCCCAAGGCCGTCGACGTCGCCCCACAGCGCCGGGTCGACCAGGCCCTGAAGTTCATCGCGGACGGAACGTTCAGCGCCTCCTTTAAGTCCCCGACGCCGGTCGAGGAGGCACTCGCTCAGCAGCTCCTCGGAGCGGCCGACTACGACGTCCAGACGTACGCCGTCGGACAGAAAGAGGAAAAAGAGCGCGTCGCAGCGGCGGCACGCTAACCGTCGTTCGTTCTTTTCGACACACTCTCGAGCGTGTCAGCGAGACCGTCGGTTCCGGCCTCGGTGCCAACGCCTCGCTGTCCCGAATAGCCCTGCGTACGGGTCACACGCCCCGGATCTCCCGATTCGAAACAGCACCCTTTTGTCCCTGCTATTGGAACAACAGTCATAATGGGCCGACGTAAGAAAATCGTCGAACAGTGCGAGCGGTTGATGGATAACCCCCAGCAGATACGGAATATCGCCATCGCCGCCCACGTCGACCACGGGAAGACCACGCTGACGGACAACCTCCTCGCTGGTGCCGGAATGATCTCCGAGGACACCGCCGGCGAGCAACTCGCCATGGACACCGAGGAGGACGAACAGGAACGGGGCATCACCATCGACGCGGCGAACGTCTCGATGACCCACGAGTACGAGGGCGAGGCGAGCCTCATCAACCTCATCGACACGCCGGGTCACGTCGACTTCGGCGGCGACGTCACCCGTGCGATGCGCGCTGTCGACGGTGCGCTCGTCGTCGTCGACGCGGTCGAGGGGGCGATGCCCCAGACCGAGACGGTCGTCCGGCAGGCGCTCCGCGAGGGTGTCAAACCGGCCCTGTTCATCAACAAGGTCGACCGCCTCATCTCGGAACTCCAGGAAGGGCCCGAGGAGATGCAACAGCGCCTCCTGAGTGTCATCCAGGACGTCAACGAACTCATCCGCGGGATGACCAAGGACAAAGACCTCGACTGGACCGTCTCCGTCGAAGAGGGAACCGTCGCCTTCGGGTCAGCGCTCTACAAGTGGGGCGTCTCGATGCCTTCCATGCAGGAGACGGGGATGGACTTCGGCGACATCATCGATCTCGAACAGGCCGGCAAGCGAGAGGAACTCCACGAGCGCACCCCGCTTTCGGACGTCGTTCTCGACATGGTCGTCGAGCACTTCCCGAACCCTGTCGACGCCCAGCCCCGCCGTATCCCGAGCGTCTGGCGGGGCGACCCCGAGTCCGATATCGCACAGGAAATGGCTGCCGTCGACCCCGAGGGCGAAGTGGTCCTGATGGTCACCGACATCTCCATGGACCCACACGCCGGCGAGATCGCGACCGGTCGCGTCTTCTCCGGCACTCTCGAGAAGGGCCAGGAACTGTACGTCTCCGGGACGGCGGGTCGGAACCGCCTCCAGAGTGTCGGGCTCTTCATGGGTGGCGAGCGCGAGGAGGTCGACCGCGTTCCGGCCGGCAACATCGCCGCCGTAACCGGTCTTCGCGACGCCATTGCCGGATCGACGGTGTCCTCTGTCGAGATGACGCCGTTCGAGTCCATCGAACACATCTCCGAGCCAGTCATCACGAAATCCATCGAGGCCCAGCACATGGACGACCTGCCGAACCTTATCAAGACCCTTCAGCAGGTCGCCAAGGAGGACCCGACGATCCAGATCGAGATCAACGAGGACACCGGCGAGCACCTCGTCTCCGGGCAGGGCGAACTCCACCTCGAGGTTATCACCCAGCGCATCGAGCGCAACCAGGGGATTCCGGTCCGCACCGGTGAGCCCATCGTCGTCTACCGCGAGATGCCGACCCAGGCATCCGACGAGGTCGAGGGGATCTCCCCGAACCGCCACAACCGGTTCTACGTCACGGTCGAGCCCCTTTCCGACGACCTCACTGCAGCCCTGAAACTCGGCGAAGCGTCCATGGACATGCCCGAACAGGAACGCCGCGAGAGCCTCCAGGAGGCGGGTATGGACAAGGACACCTCCCAGAACGTTGAGGACATCATCGGCACCAACATCTTCGTGGACGACACGAAGGGTATCCAGCACCTGAACGAGACGATGGAACTGGTCATCGAGGGCCTCGAAGAGGCGCTCGAGGACGGCCCACTGGCGGCCGAACCCGTTCAGGGTTCGCTCATCCGGCTTCACGACGCTCGCCTGCACGAGGACGCCATCCACCGTGGCCCCGCTCAGGTCATTCCGGCGGTCAGAGAGGCTATCCATCGCGGTCTCATCGACGCCGGGATCCGTCTCCTCGAGCCGATCCAGGACGTCCGCATCGACGTGCCGTCCGAGCACATGGGTGCTGCCTCCGGCGAGATTCAGGGTCGACGCGGTCGCGTC is a genomic window of Halanaeroarchaeum sp. HSR-CO containing:
- a CDS encoding NusA-like transcription termination signal-binding factor: MTVTLSAEARQYLSVFEDVTSVTAVDCIVDDEFDRVVYVVPSDSMGQAIGPDGERVQRLEETVGRTVELVEDAATVEAFVANALAPAAVYNVTISENDDVVAYVEVDLDDRGVAIGTDGQNIRAAKTLADRHYDVDDIQLT
- a CDS encoding 30S ribosomal protein S12, with the translated sequence MPNGKYAARKLKKDRQNHRWSDSEYARRERGLGKKSDPLEGAPQARGIVLEKVGIEAKQPNSAIRKCVRVQLIKNGKQVTAFAPGDGAISFIDEHDEVTIAGIGGAKGRAMGDLSGVNYKVDKVNGVALLELVRGNAEKPVR
- a CDS encoding 30S ribosomal protein S7, whose amino-acid sequence is MSEEEAPEPETPAGTDDDETVAELFGRWDVTEIQYTDPSTRRYISVTPVAHTMGRHASKQFKKSEISVVERLANRLMQNSDNSGKKQQSLKIVQEAFEIIDSTADENPVQVLVRAIENSAPREETVRLKYGGISVPKAVDVAPQRRVDQALKFIADGTFSASFKSPTPVEEALAQQLLGAADYDVQTYAVGQKEEKERVAAAAR
- a CDS encoding elongation factor EF-2 — encoded protein: MGRRKKIVEQCERLMDNPQQIRNIAIAAHVDHGKTTLTDNLLAGAGMISEDTAGEQLAMDTEEDEQERGITIDAANVSMTHEYEGEASLINLIDTPGHVDFGGDVTRAMRAVDGALVVVDAVEGAMPQTETVVRQALREGVKPALFINKVDRLISELQEGPEEMQQRLLSVIQDVNELIRGMTKDKDLDWTVSVEEGTVAFGSALYKWGVSMPSMQETGMDFGDIIDLEQAGKREELHERTPLSDVVLDMVVEHFPNPVDAQPRRIPSVWRGDPESDIAQEMAAVDPEGEVVLMVTDISMDPHAGEIATGRVFSGTLEKGQELYVSGTAGRNRLQSVGLFMGGEREEVDRVPAGNIAAVTGLRDAIAGSTVSSVEMTPFESIEHISEPVITKSIEAQHMDDLPNLIKTLQQVAKEDPTIQIEINEDTGEHLVSGQGELHLEVITQRIERNQGIPVRTGEPIVVYREMPTQASDEVEGISPNRHNRFYVTVEPLSDDLTAALKLGEASMDMPEQERRESLQEAGMDKDTSQNVEDIIGTNIFVDDTKGIQHLNETMELVIEGLEEALEDGPLAAEPVQGSLIRLHDARLHEDAIHRGPAQVIPAVREAIHRGLIDAGIRLLEPIQDVRIDVPSEHMGAASGEIQGRRGRVDDMYQEGDLMVVEGIAPVEEMIGFSSDIRSATEGRASWNTENAGFRVLADNLQPEKITEIRERKGMKTELPASINYF